A genomic region of Methanothermobacter thermautotrophicus str. Delta H contains the following coding sequences:
- a CDS encoding 3H domain-containing protein: protein MTLQDTISGARIRRLMQSMNNHFILCGFGRVGSAVFKELQKRNQKSIIIEKDREIVEKELWDDPNVLAIPESAADEETLRAAGIKRARGVIITTGDDVDNLFITLTCRELNPDIWIVTRASKRENIKRLYRAGANRVISPEISGGEDIYFAAMEPTMVKITVKHDVDDIGREARIILKHGCTLEDIEYHLPEFKEPLVRKIGVSDGGELERFLKILERDPARKSSLKRIYESVSGIHSHWISGPDRESIDAVIDELKSEGILLGVNLNDEEIKEVARKHGRLVEIIIKPEMSIVENHGVDDIRREAEIIINHGCTIEDIEYYLPGFSEPLRRNVGVSSMEEIDSFMKTLKSEPRKLESLDRLYTLSGGGIHSHRISGPDSKSLELVERELREEGFLIGVNLELSEIKSIIQESGRVVEMLLKHDLGNMDDKEIIIRRGGRILDSKHYLPGVKQVVTRNLNIRNMDDLKRCMEELENPDARRSLKALYSISRNIHSHTVAAADIKIIMKIEDDLRKRGILLGVNLREDEIWEIVESEMMEKFCIE, encoded by the coding sequence ATGACCCTGCAGGATACCATATCAGGCGCCCGGATACGCAGGTTGATGCAGTCAATGAACAACCACTTCATTCTCTGTGGTTTTGGCCGTGTCGGATCTGCTGTTTTTAAGGAGCTCCAGAAAAGGAACCAGAAGAGCATAATAATTGAAAAGGACCGTGAAATAGTTGAAAAGGAACTATGGGATGATCCCAATGTCCTTGCGATACCCGAAAGCGCCGCAGATGAGGAGACTCTCAGGGCGGCCGGTATAAAACGGGCCAGGGGGGTTATAATAACAACAGGCGACGACGTCGACAACCTCTTCATAACACTGACCTGCAGGGAGCTTAACCCTGACATATGGATCGTGACAAGAGCAAGCAAGAGGGAAAACATCAAAAGGCTGTACCGTGCAGGGGCCAACCGGGTTATCTCACCCGAAATCAGTGGGGGAGAGGATATTTACTTCGCAGCCATGGAACCAACAATGGTGAAGATAACCGTTAAGCACGATGTTGACGACATTGGAAGGGAGGCCAGAATAATACTGAAACATGGCTGCACACTGGAGGACATAGAGTACCACCTCCCTGAATTCAAGGAGCCCCTGGTGAGGAAGATCGGTGTGTCTGATGGCGGGGAACTTGAAAGGTTCCTGAAGATCCTTGAGAGGGACCCGGCCAGGAAGAGTTCCCTTAAAAGGATCTATGAATCCGTCAGCGGCATACATTCCCATTGGATATCCGGGCCTGACAGGGAGAGCATAGACGCTGTTATCGATGAACTCAAATCAGAGGGGATACTGCTTGGTGTGAACCTCAATGATGAGGAGATAAAGGAGGTTGCAAGGAAACACGGCCGTCTCGTTGAAATAATAATAAAGCCTGAGATGAGCATAGTTGAAAACCATGGGGTCGATGACATCAGGAGAGAGGCCGAGATCATAATAAACCATGGCTGCACCATTGAGGATATAGAGTACTATCTCCCGGGATTCTCAGAGCCCCTCAGAAGGAATGTTGGGGTTAGCTCCATGGAAGAAATCGACAGTTTCATGAAGACCCTCAAGAGTGAACCCCGTAAACTTGAATCCCTTGACAGGCTCTACACGCTTTCAGGTGGTGGAATACACTCCCACCGGATTTCAGGGCCCGACTCAAAGAGCCTTGAACTGGTTGAGAGAGAACTCAGGGAGGAGGGTTTCCTGATAGGGGTCAACCTGGAGCTCAGTGAAATCAAGTCAATAATACAGGAGTCAGGCCGTGTTGTTGAGATGCTGCTCAAACATGACCTTGGAAACATGGACGACAAGGAGATAATAATCCGGCGGGGCGGGCGTATCCTTGACTCAAAGCACTACCTCCCCGGAGTCAAGCAGGTCGTCACACGAAACCTCAACATCAGGAACATGGATGATCTAAAGAGGTGCATGGAGGAACTGGAAAACCCTGATGCCCGAAGGTCACTCAAGGCCCTCTACAGTATATCCCGGAATATACACTCCCACACAGTGGCTGCAGCCGACATTAAGATTATAATGAAAATTGAAGATGACCTCAGGAAAAGGGGTATACTCCTCGGTGTTAACCTCCGCGAGGACGAGATATGGGAAATAGTTGAAAGCGAAATGATGGAAAAATTCTGCATAGAATAA
- the fhcD gene encoding formylmethanofuran--tetrahydromethanopterin N-formyltransferase encodes MEINGVEIEDTFAEAFGIKVSRVLVTAATKKLAKIAATEATGYGTSVIGCPAEAGIDCYVPPEETPDGRPGYIIMICNPSKKSLDHELLERIGMGILTAPTTAVFDALDDEDEKLNIGFKLKFFGDGYEKELEIDGRKIHSIPIMSGDFLIESEFGIKDGVAGGNFFIMGDSQASALLAAQAAVDAIAAVEGTVTPFPGGVVASGSKVGSNKYKFLNASTNEKMCVTLKDEVEDTQIPENVNGVYEIVIDGVDEEAVREAMKEGIKAACTVPGIIKISAGNYGGNLGAYKIKLHDLF; translated from the coding sequence ATGGAGATAAATGGTGTTGAAATAGAAGACACATTTGCAGAGGCCTTTGGCATAAAGGTTTCAAGGGTTCTTGTAACCGCAGCAACAAAAAAACTTGCCAAAATAGCAGCAACCGAGGCAACAGGTTACGGTACCTCAGTTATAGGGTGCCCTGCAGAGGCTGGCATCGACTGCTATGTTCCACCTGAGGAGACACCTGACGGAAGACCAGGGTACATTATAATGATATGCAACCCATCCAAGAAGAGCCTTGACCATGAGCTCCTTGAAAGGATAGGGATGGGTATACTGACAGCACCAACCACCGCTGTCTTCGATGCACTGGATGATGAGGATGAGAAGCTCAACATAGGATTCAAACTAAAATTCTTCGGTGACGGCTACGAGAAGGAACTTGAAATTGATGGAAGAAAGATCCACTCAATCCCAATAATGTCAGGGGACTTCCTGATTGAAAGCGAGTTCGGAATAAAGGATGGAGTTGCCGGCGGAAACTTCTTCATAATGGGTGACAGTCAGGCATCAGCGCTACTGGCTGCACAGGCAGCTGTTGATGCCATAGCTGCAGTTGAAGGTACTGTAACACCATTCCCTGGTGGAGTGGTTGCTTCAGGATCAAAGGTCGGCTCAAACAAGTACAAGTTCCTCAACGCCTCAACCAATGAGAAGATGTGTGTGACCCTGAAGGACGAAGTTGAGGACACCCAGATACCTGAGAACGTCAACGGGGTCTACGAGATAGTCATAGATGGTGTTGATGAAGAGGCCGTAAGGGAGGCCATGAAGGAAGGTATAAAGGCTGCCTGCACGGTTCCAGGCATAATAAAGATAAGTGCAGGAAACTATGGCGGTAACCTGGGAGCCTACAAGATAAAACTCCATGACCTCTTCTGA
- a CDS encoding sensor histidine kinase, which yields MLEKVFLTEKVHDEKFYEKLVDEIRSSPDYLNLILESSDPWILQDINGFILDLSQSFADMIGYEPDKLRGRYLPSLRAVPLIQKSRLRILLDRMAEEPRGCSGLFEFIDSVGRMVPLELNLRPLEISGQLFVLLTAREASERLREVGEFEERIDELKNTINGLYRQIDRNLQLITSIVNLQFPYIKDKDDYELLRDTQNRLKSIRKAYEKLIYEGSSDTINFGAYARSIVSGILSTYSPEPGRVRLEMYFEDVDMGLDLAVPLGIILSELLSNSFRHAFTEDQDGRIRAVFMDKGDHYMLEVRDNGRGFPEGFDFEEADSLGLQLVRNLINQIEARVDYKLSPGTCFRVRVLKP from the coding sequence ATGCTTGAAAAGGTTTTTTTGACCGAAAAGGTTCATGATGAAAAATTTTATGAAAAACTGGTAGATGAGATACGTTCATCACCAGATTACCTCAATCTTATACTTGAATCTTCCGATCCATGGATCCTCCAGGATATAAATGGCTTTATACTTGACTTAAGCCAGTCCTTCGCGGATATGATTGGATATGAACCCGATAAATTGAGGGGGAGGTATCTTCCAAGCCTCCGGGCAGTACCGCTGATACAGAAGTCAAGGCTAAGGATTCTGCTTGACAGAATGGCTGAAGAGCCGCGTGGGTGCAGTGGCCTCTTTGAGTTCATTGATTCAGTTGGAAGGATGGTGCCCCTTGAACTCAACCTCAGACCCCTTGAGATTTCAGGCCAGTTATTTGTGCTTTTAACTGCAAGGGAAGCATCAGAAAGGCTCAGAGAGGTTGGAGAATTCGAAGAGAGAATAGATGAACTCAAAAACACGATAAACGGTCTTTACAGGCAGATAGATAGGAACCTCCAGCTGATCACCAGCATAGTTAACCTTCAGTTTCCATACATAAAGGACAAGGACGACTATGAACTTCTGAGGGACACCCAGAACCGTCTGAAGTCCATAAGGAAAGCCTATGAGAAACTGATATATGAGGGATCCTCTGACACCATAAACTTCGGGGCCTACGCCAGGAGCATTGTGTCAGGTATCCTGAGCACATACTCCCCTGAGCCGGGGAGAGTAAGGCTTGAGATGTACTTTGAGGATGTGGATATGGGCCTGGACCTTGCAGTACCACTCGGGATAATTCTCTCGGAGCTTCTATCCAACAGCTTCAGGCATGCATTCACCGAAGACCAGGACGGCAGGATAAGGGCTGTTTTCATGGATAAGGGGGACCATTACATGCTTGAGGTGAGGGACAATGGAAGGGGCTTTCCTGAGGGCTTCGACTTCGAGGAAGCAGATTCACTTGGACTGCAGCTTGTGAGAAACCTCATCAACCAGATAGAGGCAAGGGTCGACTATAAGCTATCCCCTGGCACCTGCTTCAGGGTGAGGGTTCTGAAGCCCTGA
- a CDS encoding UPF0104 family protein: MKHKGAILIVIGVVALAAMILIIGPGEIEDALRKADPVYVLMAVVLEFIILALFTLRWSITTRAVSIDVGKRHLFPMLLVGMAINNLTPSARGGGEPVRAYMLGKYSRASMESAFATVIADRGLDTFPFIFLAVLTIIGIVLYFDLSRWILAALIASVVIIVVAFFLALYVSVDRDAGERITGWILGVVKRFYRKNHERLERRVRSALHEFQSTMRMMLKEKNVLVYGIPISFLIWILEIIRVYLIFTAFGTDISLLVIAEVFILATLIGMIPLLPGGLGAVDGIMIVFYSYAGVSPSVSAAATVVERLISFWMISAMGVAAIPYFGSSVSEKLMDKL; encoded by the coding sequence ATGAAGCATAAAGGAGCAATTTTAATAGTAATAGGAGTTGTGGCCCTTGCAGCGATGATACTGATAATAGGGCCCGGCGAGATTGAGGATGCCCTCAGAAAGGCGGACCCAGTGTATGTGCTCATGGCTGTGGTCCTGGAGTTCATCATACTCGCCCTTTTCACCCTTCGCTGGTCAATAACAACAAGGGCGGTCTCAATAGATGTTGGCAAGAGGCACCTCTTCCCGATGCTCCTTGTGGGCATGGCCATAAACAACCTCACACCGAGTGCAAGGGGAGGAGGGGAACCTGTGAGGGCCTACATGCTTGGAAAGTATTCCAGGGCATCCATGGAGTCAGCCTTTGCAACCGTGATAGCTGACAGGGGCCTTGACACATTCCCCTTCATATTCCTGGCAGTACTCACCATAATAGGCATCGTGTTATATTTTGATCTCTCCCGGTGGATATTGGCTGCCCTGATAGCCTCTGTGGTCATCATTGTGGTGGCGTTCTTCCTTGCCCTGTACGTATCCGTTGACAGGGATGCTGGTGAGAGGATAACAGGATGGATACTTGGAGTTGTAAAGAGGTTCTACAGGAAGAACCATGAAAGGCTTGAGAGGAGAGTAAGGAGTGCTCTCCATGAATTCCAGAGTACGATGAGGATGATGCTGAAAGAAAAGAATGTTCTGGTTTATGGCATACCTATATCATTCCTCATCTGGATCCTTGAGATCATAAGGGTTTACCTGATCTTCACAGCCTTCGGAACAGACATATCACTGCTTGTAATCGCCGAGGTTTTCATACTCGCCACCCTTATAGGGATGATACCACTGCTCCCGGGCGGTCTTGGAGCTGTTGACGGCATAATGATTGTTTTCTACTCGTATGCAGGTGTCTCGCCATCTGTAAGTGCAGCTGCAACGGTGGTCGAGAGACTCATATCCTTCTGGATGATCTCTGCCATGGGTGTGGCGGCCATACCCTACTTTGGATCGTCTGTTTCAGAGAAGCTTATGGATAAACTGTGA
- a CDS encoding metallophosphoesterase codes for MVYLIGLIADSHDNLEAIGRAVDYLNRESVDLVIHAGDLISPFTAPEFGKLEMKFEAIFGNNDGERDGLRKAYSHLTELSDFKSLRFDDLRIAVIHGHEPEILECVVGSGRYDLVVTGHTHKRKFSDSGTVTVNPGELCGYLSGERTLALLDTDSMKCEFVSL; via the coding sequence GTGGTTTATTTGATCGGACTGATAGCAGATTCACATGATAATCTTGAGGCAATAGGGAGGGCGGTTGATTACCTCAACCGGGAATCTGTTGACCTTGTTATACATGCAGGGGACCTCATATCCCCCTTCACAGCCCCAGAATTCGGGAAGCTTGAAATGAAGTTCGAGGCGATATTCGGAAACAACGACGGGGAAAGGGATGGTCTGAGAAAGGCCTACAGTCACCTGACAGAGCTCTCCGACTTCAAATCTCTCCGATTTGACGACCTCAGGATAGCTGTTATCCATGGCCACGAGCCGGAAATCCTTGAATGTGTGGTTGGGTCCGGGAGGTATGACCTTGTTGTGACAGGGCACACACATAAGAGGAAATTTTCAGATTCAGGTACCGTGACGGTAAATCCCGGCGAACTGTGCGGTTATCTCTCAGGTGAGAGGACACTGGCCCTCCTTGACACGGACAGTATGAAATGTGAGTTTGTAAGTCTATGA
- a CDS encoding TRAM domain-containing protein has product MFGDNYYRKETYSTPVNVGEEYEVKIEDLGRDGDGIARVEGFVVFVPGAGVGDEVKIRISATRRKFAFAEVVE; this is encoded by the coding sequence TTGTTTGGAGATAACTACTATAGAAAGGAAACATACTCCACACCGGTGAATGTGGGTGAGGAGTACGAAGTTAAAATTGAAGACCTTGGCAGAGATGGTGATGGAATAGCCCGTGTCGAAGGTTTTGTTGTTTTTGTACCTGGTGCAGGTGTAGGCGACGAGGTCAAGATAAGGATAAGTGCAACCAGGCGCAAGTTTGCTTTCGCTGAAGTTGTAGAATAG
- a CDS encoding TrkH family potassium uptake protein, translated as MRYVGKRDLFTVGKYLGTIMQGVGFVVALPVFVAIIYGEGNLQSFIIPAFISLGAGTVLKRYLPEECSVRLKHGMMVACLAWLWAGLIGSLIMISALNIDFTNAFFENMSAWTGSGLTIFSSVESLPKSILFLRSLEQWIGGLGVVIVVIGILIRPGTAASRLYKSEARDERIKPSIANTVKTIWWIYITYTVLGIVLYGLTGMPLFDAINNTLTNLSTGGMSIKNMNIGYYHSAAVYLVTMLLMILGGTSFLVHYQLIKGRFFSVLHDIQLQATVVFISIFTILAVYVGGVAPLESIYHVISALSCTGSSISSTPQMVAWPAYFKVLLITCMLIGMAAGSTTGAVKIIRVITVLKGVYWEIMRILAPEGSVMPRKISGKSVSDTEIREAGSYISLYFVLLFFTWSVLVVYGYDPLNSLFEAASAQGNVGLSMGITSFNLPVVPKMALILSMWLGRLEIIPVIVLIRGLVEAFKAG; from the coding sequence ATGAGATACGTTGGAAAGCGGGACCTTTTTACAGTGGGCAAGTATCTTGGCACGATAATGCAGGGAGTGGGTTTTGTTGTTGCACTGCCAGTCTTCGTTGCCATCATCTACGGTGAGGGCAACCTGCAGAGTTTCATTATACCTGCATTCATTTCTCTGGGTGCAGGGACCGTCCTGAAGAGGTACCTGCCCGAGGAATGTTCAGTGCGCCTCAAGCACGGGATGATGGTTGCATGCCTGGCATGGCTATGGGCAGGGCTCATCGGGAGCCTCATAATGATATCTGCCCTCAACATTGACTTTACAAACGCATTCTTTGAGAACATGTCTGCATGGACAGGAAGCGGGCTCACCATATTCTCCAGTGTAGAATCCCTCCCTAAATCCATACTGTTTTTAAGAAGCCTTGAGCAGTGGATAGGGGGCCTTGGTGTGGTCATAGTTGTTATAGGAATACTCATAAGGCCCGGTACCGCTGCATCGCGTCTCTACAAGTCCGAGGCCAGGGATGAAAGAATAAAGCCCAGCATAGCAAATACAGTTAAGACCATCTGGTGGATCTACATAACCTACACCGTTCTCGGGATCGTCCTCTACGGCCTCACAGGGATGCCCCTCTTTGACGCCATCAACAATACCCTGACAAATCTGTCCACCGGTGGGATGTCAATTAAGAACATGAACATAGGATACTATCACAGCGCCGCCGTTTACCTTGTAACCATGCTCCTCATGATACTGGGAGGTACGAGTTTCCTTGTCCACTATCAGCTCATAAAGGGCAGGTTTTTCAGTGTGCTTCATGATATACAGTTACAGGCCACCGTGGTCTTTATAAGCATCTTCACCATCCTTGCAGTCTACGTCGGGGGTGTTGCCCCTCTGGAGTCCATCTACCATGTTATATCGGCACTGAGCTGTACCGGTTCAAGCATAAGTTCAACCCCCCAGATGGTGGCATGGCCGGCATACTTCAAGGTTTTGCTCATAACCTGTATGCTCATAGGAATGGCTGCCGGTTCAACCACCGGGGCCGTCAAGATAATCAGGGTGATAACCGTCCTCAAGGGGGTTTACTGGGAGATCATGCGAATACTCGCCCCTGAGGGATCAGTTATGCCAAGGAAGATATCAGGGAAGTCTGTGAGTGACACCGAGATAAGGGAGGCGGGTTCCTATATAAGCCTCTACTTTGTCCTTCTATTCTTCACATGGTCGGTCCTTGTGGTCTACGGTTATGACCCCCTAAATTCACTCTTTGAGGCCGCCTCTGCCCAGGGAAACGTGGGGCTCAGCATGGGTATAACCAGCTTCAATTTACCCGTCGTCCCGAAGATGGCCCTCATCCTGAGCATGTGGCTTGGAAGGCTTGAGATAATCCCTGTAATTGTGCTTATACGGGGCCTTGTGGAGGCATTCAAGGCAGGCTGA
- a CDS encoding potassium channel family protein: MYVVIMGGGRVGLTLANLLISDGHDVTLIENEETLCANAAVELDALVICGNGTDIKTLEEANISNADVFVAATGNDEANLLSCILVREYSIPKIIARVSNPDHEEAFKKVGIDHVISPERTAAGYLEKLITRPKVADLIVLGHGDAEILDMEIRSSKVVGKRVGDVSPTDKYIIVAIYNNGDLIIPQPDMVLERGTKVSVLVKTDAVKEATRRFTG, from the coding sequence ATGTATGTTGTTATAATGGGTGGAGGACGAGTCGGCTTAACACTTGCAAACCTCCTCATATCAGACGGACATGACGTTACTCTCATAGAAAACGAGGAAACACTCTGTGCAAACGCGGCGGTTGAACTGGACGCCCTCGTAATCTGCGGGAACGGTACAGACATAAAGACACTTGAGGAGGCCAATATATCCAATGCAGATGTCTTTGTGGCTGCAACAGGAAACGATGAAGCCAACCTCCTGAGCTGCATACTGGTGAGGGAGTACAGTATCCCAAAGATCATTGCAAGGGTCAGTAACCCTGACCATGAAGAGGCCTTCAAGAAGGTCGGTATAGATCATGTTATAAGTCCTGAACGGACTGCTGCGGGTTATCTTGAGAAGCTCATAACAAGGCCAAAGGTTGCCGACCTGATAGTCCTCGGTCACGGGGATGCCGAGATCCTGGACATGGAGATCAGGAGCAGCAAGGTTGTTGGCAAAAGGGTCGGGGATGTCTCCCCTACCGACAAATACATAATAGTGGCCATCTATAATAACGGTGACCTCATAATACCCCAGCCAGACATGGTCCTTGAGAGGGGTACCAAGGTATCTGTACTTGTCAAGACCGATGCCGTGAAAGAGGCCACCAGGAGATTCACAGGATAA
- a CDS encoding MBL fold metallo-hydrolase — MIQRFGDIIAVEGTLFDSNMYILGDTIVDTGTGMNPDALLARMRGAGVNPSDIKHIVNTHCHFDHTGGNRLFDADIAIHSLDADALREGDDARTVAYMFSASMDAMDVAVELGEGDFVGDFEVIHTPGHTPGCICLYEGESLISGDTVFADGGFGRVDVGGDISELADSIRRLRRLDVEYLFPGHGPWVDNGSRHVELAASFLGL; from the coding sequence ATGATTCAGAGGTTTGGAGATATAATTGCAGTTGAAGGAACACTTTTTGATTCTAACATGTACATTCTGGGTGACACCATCGTTGACACTGGCACCGGCATGAACCCCGACGCCCTCCTGGCTAGAATGAGAGGTGCAGGTGTGAACCCATCTGACATAAAACACATAGTTAACACCCACTGCCACTTTGACCACACCGGAGGTAACAGGCTCTTTGATGCTGATATAGCCATTCACAGCCTGGATGCAGATGCCCTCAGGGAAGGTGATGATGCGAGGACTGTGGCCTATATGTTTTCAGCATCCATGGATGCCATGGATGTGGCTGTGGAGCTTGGTGAAGGAGATTTTGTGGGGGACTTTGAGGTCATACACACACCGGGCCATACTCCGGGATGCATATGCCTCTACGAAGGCGAATCACTCATCTCAGGGGACACAGTATTTGCTGACGGTGGTTTTGGAAGGGTTGATGTTGGAGGAGACATTTCTGAACTCGCAGATTCCATAAGGAGACTCAGAAGACTCGACGTTGAGTACCTATTCCCTGGTCACGGCCCCTGGGTTGATAACGGATCAAGACATGTGGAACTTGCTGCGTCTTTTCTTGGACTCTAG
- the hjc gene encoding Holliday junction resolvase Hjc: MVKNGTRGERDLVKLLWEKGFAAMRAPASGGATKKPLPDIIAGNGEIYLAIEVKTTARERIYIDSEKIGALLRFSDIFGARPYIGIKFRYRDWIFLSPGDLELTPSSNYRLDLDIALERGRDLDEVTGNHRQTRLR; the protein is encoded by the coding sequence ATGGTCAAAAACGGAACACGTGGAGAGAGGGACCTTGTAAAACTCCTCTGGGAAAAGGGCTTTGCTGCTATGAGGGCACCGGCGTCGGGGGGTGCGACAAAGAAACCCCTCCCTGACATCATTGCAGGTAACGGTGAGATATACCTCGCAATCGAAGTTAAAACCACGGCCAGGGAAAGGATATACATAGATTCAGAGAAGATCGGGGCCCTTCTGAGGTTCTCAGATATCTTCGGTGCAAGGCCCTATATAGGGATAAAGTTCAGGTACAGGGACTGGATCTTTCTCTCACCAGGTGACCTTGAACTGACACCATCATCCAACTACAGGCTGGACCTTGATATTGCCCTTGAGAGGGGGAGAGACCTGGATGAGGTAACCGGCAACCACAGGCAGACCCGTCTCAGATGA
- a CDS encoding zinc ribbon domain-containing protein: MLNEEVEMVYCPRCGERNREGSRFCRNCGTLLEEKPLKSRFISGEFRETPVREDLRAKPRETSRDVFEWDTVIMGAVILMILTVILGRLMGLLGVLSAVLIILIYVLSAARRKSAAPLIIIMALLTAAAASALLGI; this comes from the coding sequence ATGCTTAACGAGGAGGTTGAAATGGTTTACTGCCCCAGATGTGGTGAGCGAAATCGTGAGGGTTCGAGGTTCTGCAGAAACTGCGGAACTCTCCTTGAGGAGAAACCCCTCAAATCCAGGTTCATTTCAGGAGAATTCAGGGAGACCCCGGTGAGGGAGGACCTGCGGGCGAAGCCCCGGGAAACATCCAGGGACGTCTTTGAGTGGGATACTGTGATCATGGGCGCAGTAATCCTCATGATCCTCACGGTCATCCTTGGCAGGTTAATGGGTTTACTGGGAGTCCTCTCAGCAGTACTCATAATCCTCATCTATGTACTATCGGCTGCAAGGAGAAAGTCCGCTGCACCACTCATAATCATCATGGCACTTTTAACCGCCGCCGCCGCATCGGCCCTTCTGGGTATATGA
- the gatB gene encoding Asp-tRNA(Asn)/Glu-tRNA(Gln) amidotransferase subunit GatB yields MKCGLEIHVQLDTRSKLFCRCPTDYQEAPPNTNICPVCLNQPGAKPYPPNRSALEGALKIALMLDCRINPEITYFMRKHYNYPDLPSGYQRTSIPVGLEGELNGVRIREVHIEEDPGQYKPDQGTVDFNRSGIPLIEIVTEPDMTSPEEARNFLRELIRVLEYSGCARGEGTMRADVNISLEGGKRVEIKNINSIKGAYKALKFEMIRQKNLLKRGVEVKQETRAFLESQMITVSMRLKEEAEDYRYIPDPDLPPMKFTDEVVEGLRERIPEAPHLKVKRFMEEYGLREEDARVLTSELELADAFEEVAGSIDPEFAALWMRDELKRVLYYNKISFAESMITPGDIIELLAMIRKKEITSKAAKKIIEEMPLNKKGPREIATEMGLIGIIDESEVIRAVEQAIRENPGAVEDYHAGKEAAINFLVGQVMRMTRGKAEPERTVELIKERI; encoded by the coding sequence ATGAAATGTGGTCTTGAAATTCATGTTCAGCTTGACACCAGATCAAAACTCTTCTGCAGGTGCCCCACAGATTACCAGGAAGCCCCACCAAACACCAACATATGCCCGGTCTGCCTCAACCAGCCCGGGGCCAAGCCATACCCCCCAAACAGGAGCGCCCTTGAGGGGGCACTTAAAATTGCACTCATGCTCGATTGCAGGATAAACCCTGAGATCACCTACTTCATGCGTAAGCACTACAACTACCCGGACCTCCCATCCGGGTATCAGAGGACATCCATACCCGTGGGACTTGAGGGTGAATTGAACGGTGTGAGGATCAGGGAGGTCCACATCGAGGAGGACCCGGGCCAGTACAAGCCCGACCAGGGAACCGTGGACTTCAACAGGTCAGGAATCCCCCTCATTGAAATAGTCACAGAACCCGACATGACCTCCCCTGAGGAGGCCAGGAACTTCCTCAGGGAACTCATAAGGGTCCTCGAGTACAGTGGCTGTGCACGTGGGGAGGGTACAATGAGGGCCGACGTCAACATATCCCTTGAGGGTGGTAAAAGGGTTGAAATAAAGAACATAAACTCAATTAAGGGCGCCTACAAGGCCCTGAAATTTGAGATGATCAGACAGAAGAACCTCCTGAAGAGGGGTGTTGAGGTCAAGCAGGAAACAAGGGCCTTTCTTGAGTCGCAGATGATAACTGTTTCAATGAGGCTCAAGGAGGAGGCAGAGGACTACAGATACATACCTGACCCGGACCTTCCGCCAATGAAGTTCACGGATGAAGTGGTGGAGGGTCTGCGGGAGAGGATACCGGAAGCACCCCACCTGAAGGTGAAGCGTTTCATGGAGGAGTACGGCCTGAGGGAGGAGGATGCAAGGGTCCTCACATCAGAGCTGGAGCTTGCAGACGCGTTCGAGGAGGTTGCTGGCTCAATAGACCCTGAATTTGCTGCCCTGTGGATGAGGGATGAACTGAAAAGGGTCCTTTACTACAACAAGATAAGCTTTGCAGAAAGCATGATAACACCAGGGGATATCATCGAGCTTCTCGCCATGATCAGGAAGAAGGAGATAACAAGCAAGGCAGCCAAGAAGATCATAGAGGAGATGCCACTGAATAAAAAGGGTCCCCGGGAGATAGCGACCGAAATGGGACTCATAGGCATCATAGATGAATCGGAAGTCATAAGGGCCGTTGAACAGGCCATAAGAGAGAATCCAGGGGCTGTTGAGGATTACCATGCCGGTAAGGAGGCAGCCATAAATTTCCTGGTTGGTCAGGTCATGAGGATGACCCGTGGTAAGGCTGAACCCGAACGCACCGTTGAACTGATAAAGGAACGGATCTGA
- a CDS encoding DUF504 domain-containing protein: protein MAKNVLDLLMWHPKWDIERCRISYLHRGACRNLKTIRGSDIERLERGFMILRDGSSIPYHRVVKIVCDNSFIWKKQKKGIG from the coding sequence ATGGCCAAGAACGTCCTGGATCTTCTGATGTGGCATCCGAAGTGGGATATTGAAAGATGCAGGATAAGCTACCTCCACAGGGGTGCCTGCAGGAACCTTAAAACAATCAGGGGCTCCGACATAGAAAGGCTTGAGAGGGGCTTCATGATACTGAGGGATGGGAGCTCCATCCCATACCACCGTGTGGTGAAGATAGTCTGTGATAACAGTTTCATCTGGAAAAAACAGAAGAAGGGAATAGGATGA